TCTTCGGCACATCCACCAGCTTGATCTGCTTAACagccaccgcctccccggtCCCCCAATTAAAGGCCTTGTAGACAGATCCGAAAGCTCCCTTTCCGATGCAGTCTCCTAGTCGCTACATAGAATTTTGGTCAGCTTATGTCTCATAACCCAGTGAAAACAGTCCGGTGCGGGGTGTGTGTATGCAAAAGTGTGATGTATCAGCCCCAAaacaaagaagaaaaaaaacccaatCCCAATCCTGCCAAGCCACACACATGCGTATCCTGCACGGGGTATGTATGGCGGACGGTATACTgcacaccccctccatacattcccctcccctccccttccctcccctcccctcccctcccccacaacacgaaaaagaaaagaggcagCATGGCTTTCGGGTATCGGGAAATTCTAGTCTATAAAGTGATCGATCCAATCTGATAGGAAGGGTAGACctaaagaaaaaaaaaagaaaaaaaaaacgtccTCTGGAAGGGGGGGTCAGTgagacaaaaaagaaaaatagaAAACCTACATAATCCTTCAACCCCGGATCCTGCACCGGCTTCTCCAACCGATAACTctgctccctcctcggcgtccccggtgtcttgctgctgcccaccaccgcctgctgttgttgctgttgctgtagcttccccccattcccaccgCCTTGATGAtatgccgccgccgcccggtCCGAACCAGAGGTTCCtatcggcggcggcggtggtggtggtggtgccatgCCTGGCTGGTGCTGTCActctcccaaaccctccttGTGCCCTTTCCTTCAATTGTAGTAGTTGTCGTCGTGTGGtattcctcctccagcagcagcagcagcagcaggaacCGGCGGTAAGAGGTAAGAGAAGGGTGTCGGTACCCTGATGGTCATATCCCCGCGCCCTCAATCCTCCGCGGGGTATCGATACTGGGTGATGGGACCGAAACAAATGGattttgttggaggggtagATACGTCCTCGCAATTCGTCCGTATTTCTCTCGAATCTGGCGGGGAAAAGACGCAGCAAACAGAGCTAtccttgaggttgttggagcCTCGGTTTTGCGGGTTGGGGCTCcgagcaagcaagcagtAGGTGAACAATCGCTCCCAATAGTCACCGTCGTCAGCAGCGGGGCTACCTAAATCAATTCGTTTCTTCGTTCGCTCGTTCGTCGTGAAttccccgtcgtcgtcgtcgtcgtcgtcgtcgttcgTTCGTTCGTTCGTTGTAGTGAATCAAAGAGAAATTatcccaccaccttccctgCCCGCTCAGGTAGTTTGGTGTCGGATATCGGACGACGCAGACGCAACAAGCGTTCCCTGTCAGGCTCCAAGGCCAGTACtaaaaagaggaagaagaagaagaagaaagaagaaagattCATGcaatcccctcccctcaggTAATAAAAAACAGCCCCAAGTTTCAAGAATGCAACCCAGACAATACTGAAAACCCAGATCGCAAAATCGCGGGGTACTTAAACTAGGtatctcctctctctctctttctctctctctctccagagTTTCAACCAAAGAAACAGGAAATCGGAGGTCGAGATCCAGGCCAGGCAGGGCTGGGCTGCAGCCAGCGCGCCCCATGTCCCCCCCCCAGTGGACCGTGCCTGCAGCAGGGCCAACATTGGCGTGTCACCCACTTTTGTTTAGCGCCTGAGTAAAGTGGTAGGTAATGCCGCTACTTTCCATCCTCACCTCAGGGGCAGGGGTTATGAACTGTAAGGATGACACCTACCTGGGAGAAAAGTTAATGTATGTATGTTATAACCAAAAGATTCTGAATAATAGGTGATACTGGTATGCTATCTAACCAAGGAATACGTGCcgcctcttctcttcttgttgctcAGAGTCTCAACAATCCAAGTCTGTGAACATGTTCCCCCCTATCCCATCACAGCTCTCAgactccccccctccttcccaccgTGCCATCCATCCAGAGGAATTCATCATGAGCCGTGTTTGAGAAAGAGtgcaccacacacacataaAAGGCGGGGAAAACCTCATGCATGACACCgtgaaacaaaacaaaacaaaacaaggaATCACGATGGTAAACCCTGGAACAATAATCCATCacatctgctgctgcctcctccaactctcaAGGGCCAGTTGCCCAAAACTACCTCTATGTACAGAGAATATCATACAAGTCATCAATCCACCGTTAACCCTATGTGACTGAGAAACCAACCACCGCTGTGATCCTTTCAAAACAATAAAACTAATACAAAGCTGTCGATGCATCATTATAAGCCATATATTTCCTTCAAAGCCAAGAGTAAACAGCAATACCCACAAGCAAATGGGATGCACTTTTTTCCATGACAAGCTGCCAGACCGATACCAAAGGGTAATCCCTAAAACCAAAGCCCAGTAACGCCGTAAAATCAAATGTGCCAATGACATTCAGAAACGCTTTTGCCGAGAATGAAAAAAAATAGAATAAAAAatgaaaaataaaaaaaaataaaaaaaatgaaaaaatcAATAAACCGCTACGAGAAATACACCTGGTGGCTCAGTTGGCCGAGGCCTCGCGGGACAAAGTCCTGCTCAGTCCCACCTCTGCCCACCAGTCGTCTGGAATATCCTCACGTTGAGCAAGGCTGCGGACGAGCCGCTGCATCACCTCAACTCCACCAAAGACCGAGGGGtcgtcgctgctgctgccgctaCGCCCGGCAACGTCTGCCCATGACCGTCCGGTGCTACGAGCGCGGGGAAGGATAAAATTTCTAATATCATCCTCGAGCTCGTCTTCGTCTGTGTCGGAATTGTCGCATCCTGACGCGAGCTCCACCTCGACGGtctgggggttggtgaaagAGGTCCTGGAAGAGGCAGCAACGGTGCTCTGTGTCGCAGCCGCCGATGCTGTAGCAGAAGCAAAGGAAGAGCCGACGCTCGGGGGCTGCGGATCCGGAGCAATCGTGGTCAACAGCGTCTCCCATGCATTGTCGCCATCGGGACTAAGACTTCTGCTACGGTCACCGAGGCCATCAATGCCCGCCGCACCATGGCCAACAGCCGGGGGAACAAGAAGGGTTGACCCGCTGCGCTGAGCCCGTTCCTGCCGACGGGACTCAACCCATCGACGGCCGGCTGTGTAAGGATTTGAGGTTTCATCACCAAAAATGTACGATTCGCCCCGTGTGTTCGAAGCTGGTCTACTGAAGGGAGGAGCAGCTCCCGCCGGGGATGTAGTGGAGCTCCGCGACTATGAGAAAGTCAGCAACGATGAACAGGTTGTTATGGCAACCACGACAGCACATACCGGATGATTGGGTGCCTGGGTACTCCGGAGGCTCGACACCATGGGAAGCGGTTCCATACGAGACATGTAACGATCGCGGCGTTGAAAGTTGCTGTAGGCATCCTGTGCAGCTAACTGCGAATCGGTTGGCCGAGGTAAGATGGGGGAATTGTCGTCATCGGTTTGTGTTAGACTCGGATTCGAGCCGGCGTGCAGGTGAGCCCAGCGCTCACCAAACATGGTGATGACTCGGTCATCGAGCCCTACGTAGGCGCGACGACGGCCATATCTGGAAGCAGCATCGGTGGGTGGCTCTAGAGCGGGTGACCGGCGCCGTGGTTGCTCAGGATCCCAATGGGTGTCATTGACAAGGCGGCGACGGTTGGGGTTGCCCCCTGCAACTGGAACTGCTGCTATATGCGCAACAGCAGGAACGGGAGGCGGCTCCAGGGTGGGTGATCGGCGGGGTTCCCAGATGGCATCCTCGAGaacgcggcggcggcgctcgCGGACCTGTTCCCGTGCGTGGTCGCGCGTGCTGTCGTATCCCCGGACAAGACGGTGCCGGCGAATGGTCGAGCGCGCTTCTGCCGAACTTTTTTCAGCGGCAGGCTTGGATTGGATGTCCGACTCGACCGGCGCTTGGTACAATCTGATTGGTGAAGATGCAGGATTAGCTCATTGCTTTGCAAAGCAAAAAAGAATTGCGCCCGCGATACGGGAGTGTCTTGAAGAGGGTGCTGGTGGGCTTGCGCGATGGCAAACCCGGAAGTGGGATGGATATGCCGTTGTCCCAGGTACGGACAGGGAGGGCTGGCTTCAGGGGCAAACCTACCGGAGACCCATCTTCTTCTGATTCTCTGAGCTTTGATGGCGTCGCGTAAGGCGCTCCGGTCAAAATCGAGGCGAAAAAGGTAAGGACGGCAACGGGTGGCTAATTTTCAAAGTGGCCGTGATGATGCGCCTCGTCAATCGATGGGAACGCGATGTCGGGGGATAATGCGCCAATGTGtcgatgtcgatgtcgatgtTGGGCGTCGCGGGTAATCGAACGGAACAACAAGAGGGAGGGAGTTTTACGACCGGCTCGGGGGGGCTGCGTCAAAGTCCAAAGTTGGGCGGGTCATTCCTTTTTGTGGGTGGGGCTGTTTCTACTGCTGGTGCACGGGAATGGGGCCTTGGCACAGAGCCTGGGCTTAGCCCCCTCTTTATAAGGATAACACTCAGCCAACCCCAGCCACAATTGTTGTTTACTGCACAGATGAAATGCTTCTATCAGTTAATTCCATGCAAATAACCATACCTTAAGGTTCCTTGCGCCGATCCCGCATCCCGCCCCCTCAAGCAAAAAGCTAAAATCGACAGGCTCCAGCAGTTCCCATCGCCAATCACCGTTCTTGGCAGACCTCAAAAGCATCCGCGGGCCAATAAACACCATGAGTCACTCCTGACATTCATTCCCTTGTATCACAATATCGATCCGAGCAtaccaacgacgacaacatcatGATTGATCTAGGGTTGGCCCGCATTGGCCGTCTCATCAAGCACACACCCCAGACGTGGAAGGCCATCCATGTGGCCGGCACCAACGGCAAAGGCTCCATATGCGCCTACATCTCGGCCATGCTCAACGCCAAAGGCATATCATGCGCCAGGTTCACCTCCCCTCACTTGGTCGACCGGTGGGACTGCATTGCCATCAATGGCAAGCCCGTGTCGGAATCCTTGTTTCTTGAAGTTGAGAGGCAGGTGAAGCAGAGGGATGTGAGCGAGAACATTGGCGCAAGCGAGTTTGAGCTCCTGACCGCGACTGCCTTTGAGATCTTCAACCGCCAAAAAGTCGAATACGGAGTTGTCGaagttggtcttggtggcagGCTAGATGCGACGAATACACTCAAACAGAAATCGGTTACCGTTATTTCAAAGATTGGTCTTGATCACCAGTCTTTCCTGGGAAACACCATTGAGGAGATTGCACTTCAGAAAGCAGGAATTATCCGCCAGGGCGTAC
The sequence above is a segment of the Podospora pseudocomata strain CBS 415.72m chromosome 2 map unlocalized CBS415.72m_2, whole genome shotgun sequence genome. Coding sequences within it:
- a CDS encoding uncharacterized protein (EggNog:ENOG503P7GV), coding for MGLRLYQAPVESDIQSKPAAEKSSAEARSTIRRHRLVRGYDSTRDHAREQVRERRRRVLEDAIWEPRRSPTLEPPPVPAVAHIAAVPVAGGNPNRRRLVNDTHWDPEQPRRRSPALEPPTDAASRYGRRRAYVGLDDRVITMFGERWAHLHAGSNPSLTQTDDDNSPILPRPTDSQLAAQDAYSNFQRRDRYMSRMEPLPMVSSLRSTQAPNHPSRSSTTSPAGAAPPFSRPASNTRGESYIFGDETSNPYTAGRRWVESRRQERAQRSGSTLLVPPAVGHGAAGIDGLGDRSRSLSPDGDNAWETLLTTIAPDPQPPSVGSSFASATASAAATQSTVAASSRTSFTNPQTVEVELASGCDNSDTDEDELEDDIRNFILPRARSTGRSWADVAGRSGSSSDDPSVFGGVEVMQRLVRSLAQREDIPDDWWAEVGLSRTLSREASAN